The following are encoded together in the Arcticibacterium luteifluviistationis genome:
- a CDS encoding lycopene cyclase domain-containing protein: protein MNWLYFLLNIGSLSIPFLYSFHPKMNFIRHWKAIFKSSFIIAVIFIIWDVIFTKNAVWGFNPNYHLGIELWHLPFEEILFFFCIPYASIFIHYSLEYFIPKVKLSLTLVKAITITLAVLAIFLSIKFSDRAYTFVNFSFFLLVLIISWFTNLELLRRFYLSFLIILIPFFIVNGILTGSFIESPVVWYNNDENLGIRLFTVPVEDTAYAFSMIFSNLMLMKYFSSKKPK, encoded by the coding sequence ATGAACTGGCTTTACTTCTTACTCAATATTGGGTCTTTAAGCATTCCTTTTCTTTATTCCTTTCATCCGAAGATGAATTTCATCAGGCATTGGAAGGCAATTTTTAAGTCCTCTTTTATTATAGCAGTCATATTTATAATATGGGATGTAATTTTCACCAAAAATGCAGTTTGGGGCTTTAACCCCAATTATCATTTAGGCATTGAGTTGTGGCATTTGCCTTTTGAGGAAATACTATTTTTCTTTTGTATACCATACGCAAGTATTTTCATTCATTACTCTTTAGAGTATTTCATTCCAAAAGTAAAATTGAGCTTGACGTTAGTTAAAGCCATAACTATCACTCTTGCTGTATTAGCAATATTTCTAAGCATCAAGTTTTCAGATAGAGCTTATACTTTTGTCAATTTTTCCTTCTTTCTATTAGTCTTAATAATCTCATGGTTTACTAACCTCGAACTTTTAAGAAGGTTTTACCTCTCCTTTCTTATCATTTTAATTCCATTTTTCATAGTCAATGGAATACTAACAGGGAGCTTTATAGAGAGTCCTGTGGTTTGGTATAATAATGATGAGAACTTAGGAATACGCCTATTCACAGTTCCTGTGGAAGACACGGCTTATGCCTTCAGTATGATTTTTTCTAATCTGATGCTTATGAAATATTTTTCATCCAAGAAACCAAAATGA
- a CDS encoding phytoene/squalene synthase family protein codes for MKQLFDELSLQSSKLVTKKYSTSFSLAVGLLSPTIRPAIYNIYGFVRLADEIVDSFHDYPKEDLFNRFEEDYYHAIKDGISLNPILNAFQKTVKEYDIDPEHVAAFMNSMRADLEKQKYETRKEIDTYIYGSADVVGLMCLKVFVKGDHEKYSLLKDSAMSLGSAFQKVNFLRDLKDDYEILNRSYFPNIDLRNITQSQKEEIVREIKSDFEKAYSGIVKLPLEARMGVYVAYRYYNRLLYKLEKTPSENIMNERIRVSDLRKLAILGDCYIRFRLNRY; via the coding sequence ATGAAACAACTATTTGACGAACTCTCCCTCCAGAGTTCAAAACTTGTAACTAAAAAATATAGCACTTCCTTCTCGTTGGCTGTTGGTTTATTGTCGCCAACTATAAGACCTGCTATATATAACATTTATGGTTTTGTTCGTCTGGCAGACGAGATTGTCGATAGTTTTCATGATTATCCTAAAGAAGATTTATTTAACAGATTTGAAGAAGATTATTACCATGCAATAAAAGATGGCATTAGCTTAAATCCAATTCTTAATGCTTTTCAAAAAACGGTTAAGGAATATGATATTGATCCAGAGCATGTAGCAGCTTTTATGAATAGCATGCGAGCCGACTTAGAAAAACAAAAGTATGAGACTCGAAAAGAGATTGACACATATATATATGGTTCTGCCGATGTGGTTGGGCTTATGTGTTTGAAAGTTTTTGTGAAAGGAGACCATGAAAAATACTCGCTTTTAAAAGACTCCGCCATGAGTTTGGGCTCAGCTTTCCAAAAAGTGAATTTCCTAAGAGACTTAAAAGATGATTATGAGATTCTTAATCGTTCTTATTTCCCAAACATTGACTTAAGAAATATTACTCAAAGTCAAAAAGAGGAAATAGTAAGAGAAATAAAGAGTGACTTTGAAAAAGCTTACAGCGGAATTGTAAAACTCCCTTTAGAAGCTCGTATGGGTGTATATGTGGCATATAGATATTACAACCGACTTCTGTACAAATTAGAAAAAACGCCTTCTGAAAACATTATGAACGAACGAATCAGAGTTTCTGATTTAAGAAAACTGGCTATTTTGGGAGACTGTTATATACGATTTAGACTAAACAGATACTAA
- a CDS encoding sterol desaturase family protein, which yields MIFALTTFVTFIIMEGVTWCTHRFIMHGLLWNLHEDHHQPHDNFFEKNDIFFIIFSIPSILLFYFGVDGGLNILFFIGLGILLYGIAYFLVHDVLIHRRFKWFDKTSNPYLKGLRKGHKMHHKHLGKEHGECFGMLYVPLKYFKAHQTV from the coding sequence ATGATTTTTGCATTAACCACATTCGTAACCTTTATAATAATGGAAGGGGTCACATGGTGCACACACCGGTTTATCATGCATGGCCTTTTATGGAATCTGCATGAAGACCACCATCAACCACATGACAATTTCTTTGAAAAAAACGATATCTTTTTCATCATTTTCTCTATACCCAGTATACTACTTTTTTACTTCGGTGTAGATGGTGGTCTGAATATCCTCTTTTTTATAGGTCTTGGAATTTTACTTTATGGAATAGCCTATTTTCTGGTTCACGATGTACTTATACACCGTCGTTTCAAATGGTTTGACAAAACTTCAAATCCATATCTTAAAGGATTAAGAAAAGGTCACAAGATGCACCATAAACATCTAGGAAAAGAACACGGGGAGTGTTTTGGCATGTTATACGTACCTCTAAAATATTTCAAAGCACATCAAACAGTATGA
- a CDS encoding SRPBCC family protein, with product MITFKSHSGIHTLKAEQILPISLEEAWTFFSSPLNLPTITPSEMSFKITSEVDKPAYQGQIISYKVGLFPGLKVNWVTEITAVEKLSHFIDEQRFGPYTMWHHEHFFEAMPDGKTLATDKVSYKIPLGPLGNLLNTLFIKNKLKHIFSFRATKLNELFPND from the coding sequence ATGATAACATTTAAAAGCCACTCTGGAATACATACCTTAAAAGCAGAACAAATTCTCCCAATTTCTCTGGAAGAAGCATGGACATTTTTTAGTTCTCCGCTTAACTTACCTACTATTACACCTTCAGAAATGAGTTTCAAAATCACTTCTGAGGTTGATAAACCTGCCTATCAAGGGCAAATCATCAGCTATAAGGTAGGCTTATTTCCTGGCCTTAAAGTGAATTGGGTTACAGAAATTACCGCAGTAGAAAAGCTTAGCCATTTTATAGATGAGCAGCGTTTTGGCCCATATACCATGTGGCATCATGAGCATTTTTTTGAGGCTATGCCCGATGGTAAAACTCTAGCAACCGATAAGGTTTCCTATAAAATCCCCCTAGGGCCTTTGGGTAACCTATTGAATACACTTTTTATAAAGAATAAGTTAAAACACATTTTTAGCTTTAGAGCAACAAAGCTCAACGAATTATTCCCAAATGACTGA
- a CDS encoding cryptochrome/photolyase family protein encodes MTEPLNVFWFRRDLRIEDNCALYEALKKGKTLPIFIFDLRIIEELKKDDARISFIHETLKKLHSQLNGSLKVYIGDPIKVWTDIINEFDVKNVFLNKDYEPYALERDKAISYLLESKQIATHQYKDQVIFEKNEVLKANGEPYTIYTPYKNKWLSQFTDALVETFHSEANLTNLSTLKFDFPSIEEIGFKKSKVKVPAYTFEKLENYEDVRNIPALGQTSYLSTHLRFGTVSVRKAVKLAKETNQTLLSELIWREFFMQILFHFPHVVTQSFKAKYDNIAWRSSDEDFEKWCKGETGYPIVDAGMRELNQTGLMHNRVRMITASFLCKHLLIDWREGEAYFAEKLLDYDLSANNGNWQWVAGTGCDSAPYFRIFNPTSQQQKFDSKAEYIRRWVSDFDELSYPAPMVEHTFARKRCLDLYKRSLS; translated from the coding sequence ATGACTGAACCCCTAAATGTTTTCTGGTTTAGAAGAGACTTAAGAATAGAAGATAACTGTGCTCTTTATGAAGCTTTAAAGAAAGGTAAAACACTGCCTATCTTCATCTTTGATCTTAGAATTATAGAAGAACTAAAAAAAGATGATGCACGAATAAGCTTTATACACGAAACACTAAAGAAACTACACAGTCAGCTTAATGGCTCATTAAAGGTTTACATAGGAGACCCAATCAAAGTTTGGACAGACATCATCAATGAATTTGATGTAAAAAACGTTTTTCTAAATAAAGACTATGAGCCTTACGCCTTAGAGAGAGATAAGGCCATTTCATACTTATTAGAAAGTAAGCAAATAGCTACGCATCAATACAAAGACCAAGTTATTTTTGAAAAAAATGAAGTACTAAAAGCTAATGGAGAGCCTTATACCATTTACACGCCCTATAAAAACAAATGGCTCAGTCAATTTACTGATGCCTTAGTTGAAACTTTCCACAGTGAAGCTAATCTCACAAACCTCTCTACTTTAAAGTTTGATTTCCCAAGCATAGAAGAAATTGGCTTTAAGAAATCCAAAGTCAAAGTTCCAGCATATACTTTTGAGAAGCTTGAAAATTACGAAGATGTAAGAAACATTCCGGCCTTAGGACAAACCTCCTACTTAAGTACTCATCTAAGGTTTGGTACTGTGTCGGTCCGTAAGGCTGTAAAACTTGCTAAAGAAACCAATCAGACACTTCTAAGTGAGTTAATATGGCGTGAGTTTTTTATGCAAATCCTTTTTCATTTCCCTCATGTGGTCACACAAAGCTTTAAAGCTAAATATGACAATATTGCGTGGAGAAGTTCCGATGAAGATTTTGAAAAATGGTGTAAAGGCGAAACTGGTTACCCAATAGTAGATGCAGGTATGCGAGAGCTAAACCAGACCGGGTTAATGCATAACCGGGTAAGAATGATTACAGCCAGTTTTCTCTGTAAACACCTTTTAATTGACTGGAGAGAGGGAGAAGCTTATTTTGCAGAAAAGCTTTTGGATTATGACTTATCAGCCAACAACGGTAACTGGCAATGGGTGGCTGGAACAGGATGTGATTCAGCTCCATATTTTCGAATCTTTAACCCTACCTCACAGCAACAAAAATTTGATTCAAAAGCAGAGTATATCAGAAGATGGGTAAGCGACTTTGATGAGCTAAGCTACCCTGCCCCTATGGTAGAACATACGTTTGCACGAAAAAGATGCCTGGATCTATATAAGCGTTCTTTGTCTTAA
- a CDS encoding MerR family transcriptional regulator translates to MNNIKEAFTINDLENISGIKAHTIRIWEKRYDILQPERLSRNVRLYNNASLQKILNVALLNKHGLKISKIAQLSEEEIILKTREFVNQTFKNDKALVLLKLCMYNFDTSLFNQIYAEQLQSKTFSEIFIELYIPFLEFVGLNWQTSSISPAHEHFISNLIYQKIQVNIEKLEWNTKEETQETYVLYLPEEEMHEIGILYFNYELLLRNKKTIYLGRSIPISDLVSLRKQFENIVWVSQFTVSPKSDQIAEYLEQVKELLIDKNNEYWAISYRMDQVEINSEQKALKTFTSIEEAIKNL, encoded by the coding sequence GTGAACAATATAAAAGAAGCATTTACTATAAACGATCTAGAGAATATCTCTGGAATAAAAGCCCATACTATACGAATCTGGGAAAAACGCTATGACATTTTACAGCCAGAAAGGTTGAGCCGTAATGTCAGGTTATATAATAATGCAAGCCTACAAAAAATCCTCAATGTAGCCTTGCTCAACAAGCATGGACTCAAAATATCGAAGATTGCTCAACTTTCTGAAGAAGAAATAATCCTAAAGACACGCGAGTTCGTAAATCAGACTTTCAAAAATGACAAAGCCCTAGTACTCCTAAAACTCTGCATGTATAACTTCGACACGTCTTTGTTTAATCAAATTTATGCGGAACAATTGCAGTCCAAAACTTTTAGCGAAATATTTATAGAGCTATACATACCTTTCTTAGAATTTGTAGGTTTAAACTGGCAAACAAGCTCCATTAGCCCAGCACATGAGCATTTTATAAGTAATTTGATTTATCAAAAGATTCAGGTCAACATTGAGAAGTTAGAGTGGAATACAAAAGAAGAAACACAAGAAACCTATGTACTTTACCTACCAGAGGAAGAAATGCATGAAATAGGTATCTTATACTTTAATTATGAACTGTTACTCAGAAATAAAAAAACCATTTACCTGGGTCGTAGCATACCCATTTCAGATTTGGTCTCACTTCGGAAACAGTTTGAAAATATAGTATGGGTAAGCCAATTTACTGTATCTCCTAAATCTGACCAGATCGCTGAATATTTAGAACAGGTCAAAGAGCTACTAATAGATAAAAACAATGAATATTGGGCCATAAGTTATAGGATGGACCAAGTCGAAATTAATTCTGAACAAAAAGCTCTTAAAACATTCACTTCTATAGAAGAAGCAATAAAAAATTTATAA
- a CDS encoding pseudouridine synthase yields the protein MANFRKFGNSDNQGSKDNRTDRPSNNSDSRQSSDRDNSSRRFNRDDKPSFSRGNDRKDSGRGGFSRDSGRGDSKPSFNRGSDRRDSGRGDSRPPFNRDNDRRDSGRGDSRPSYDRGGDRRDSGRGDSRPPFNRDNDRRDSGRGDSRPSYDRGGDRRDSGRGDSRPPFNRDNDRRDSGRGDSRPSYDRGGDRRDSGRGDSRPPFNRDNDRRDSDRGNSRPPFNRDNDRRDSGRGDRRDDRRDSGRDDSNRSERPSFNRDDRGEERYFRRPPVGKGKTEKSGFSREERPRKGKPEIATFKPNLDRQVGPERPPRYDAAALKSKAPERIKEKIMDSSPSQDEEIRLNKYIANAGLCSRREADELIESGTIKVNGKVITEMGYKVKDSDTVKYGKDVLNRERMMYILLNKPKDFITTMDDPKERKTVMDLVGGACRERVYPVGRLDRNTTGLLLLTNDGELTEKLTHPTNDIKKIYQAELDKPITTEDFEAIKAGIELEDGFVKPDELALVTPDAHVVGIEIHSGKNRIVRRMFEHLGYEVTKLDRTTFAGLTKKDLPRGKWRFLNEKELIRLKYMI from the coding sequence ATGGCAAATTTTAGAAAATTCGGTAATTCCGACAATCAGGGTTCAAAAGATAACAGAACCGACAGACCTTCAAACAATTCAGATTCTCGTCAATCTTCAGACAGAGATAATTCAAGCAGACGATTTAATAGAGACGACAAACCTTCATTTTCGAGAGGTAACGACAGGAAAGATTCTGGAAGAGGTGGCTTTAGCCGTGATTCTGGTAGAGGCGATTCTAAACCTTCTTTTAACAGAGGTAGCGACAGACGTGACTCGGGTAGAGGCGACTCTAGACCTCCATTTAACAGAGATAACGACAGACGCGACTCTGGAAGAGGAGATTCTAGACCTTCCTATGACAGAGGTGGCGATAGACGTGACTCGGGAAGAGGCGACTCTAGACCTCCATTTAACAGAGATAATGATAGACGCGACTCTGGAAGAGGAGATTCAAGACCTTCTTATGACAGAGGTGGCGATAGACGTGACTCGGGTAGAGGCGACTCTAGACCTCCATTTAACAGAGATAATGATAGACGCGACTCTGGAAGAGGAGATTCAAGACCTTCTTATGACAGAGGTGGCGATAGACGTGACTCGGGAAGAGGTGATTCTAGACCTCCATTCAACAGAGATAACGACAGACGTGACTCAGATAGAGGTAACTCTAGACCTCCATTTAACAGAGATAACGACAGACGTGACTCAGGTAGAGGAGACAGAAGAGACGATAGACGTGACTCGGGAAGAGATGACTCAAATCGTAGTGAAAGACCTTCTTTTAACAGAGACGACAGAGGAGAAGAAAGATATTTCAGAAGACCGCCAGTTGGAAAAGGTAAAACAGAAAAATCAGGATTTTCTAGAGAAGAAAGACCTAGAAAAGGTAAACCAGAAATAGCTACATTCAAACCAAATCTTGATAGACAGGTTGGGCCAGAAAGACCTCCTCGTTATGATGCAGCTGCTCTTAAGTCTAAAGCTCCTGAGCGAATTAAAGAAAAGATAATGGATAGCAGTCCTTCACAAGATGAAGAGATTAGACTAAACAAATACATAGCTAATGCTGGACTTTGCAGCAGAAGGGAAGCTGATGAGTTGATAGAATCAGGAACAATCAAGGTTAATGGCAAAGTAATTACCGAAATGGGTTACAAAGTCAAAGACAGTGACACAGTAAAATACGGTAAAGACGTATTAAACCGTGAGAGAATGATGTATATCCTTCTTAACAAGCCGAAAGATTTTATCACCACCATGGATGACCCTAAAGAAAGGAAAACCGTGATGGATTTAGTGGGCGGAGCGTGTAGAGAAAGAGTTTACCCAGTGGGCAGACTTGATAGAAACACTACAGGTCTTCTTCTACTAACCAATGATGGGGAATTAACAGAAAAGCTGACTCACCCTACCAATGATATCAAAAAGATATATCAAGCAGAGCTAGATAAGCCTATCACTACAGAGGATTTTGAAGCTATAAAAGCAGGTATTGAACTGGAAGATGGCTTTGTAAAACCAGACGAACTAGCTTTGGTAACTCCTGATGCACATGTGGTAGGAATAGAAATACACTCTGGTAAAAACAGAATTGTTAGAAGGATGTTTGAACACCTCGGTTATGAAGTAACCAAGCTAGACAGAACTACTTTTGCCGGTTTAACAAAGAAAGATTTACCTAGAGGAAAATGGCGTTTTCTTAATGAAAAAGAGCTAATTAGATTGAAGTACATGATCTGA
- a CDS encoding T9SS type A sorting domain-containing protein — MKKLAILACLAFMSSMVYAQSESSTVTIRVEKIVDGEKKVSVRKINTAGMTDAERDAVIENVQDSLIGDVNSKKRLKVVIEDGRDVFMGEQDEELELLENEDGVWEHYDSNGDNDVQVYQKRRKGGNDWKEDFEIEMERFGDNMKMLGEEIPYTIEKHLPRFYAWSDNVLAEVGNSPIRSLDIFPNKPNSDVINVKFFAPVEGDVNISVIDTKGKVIAQKEAKAFKGEFVGQIDLKKGVKGTHFVIVSQGDDGLSRKVVLD; from the coding sequence ATGAAAAAATTAGCAATACTGGCCTGTTTGGCATTTATGAGTTCTATGGTTTACGCTCAAAGCGAGTCATCTACAGTAACTATTCGGGTAGAAAAGATTGTGGATGGAGAGAAAAAAGTAAGCGTAAGAAAGATTAACACAGCGGGCATGACAGATGCGGAAAGAGATGCTGTGATTGAGAATGTTCAAGATTCGCTAATTGGCGATGTGAACAGTAAGAAAAGATTAAAAGTGGTCATAGAAGACGGCAGAGATGTTTTCATGGGGGAGCAAGATGAGGAATTGGAGTTGCTTGAAAATGAAGATGGCGTGTGGGAGCATTATGACAGCAACGGAGATAATGATGTGCAGGTTTATCAAAAAAGAAGAAAGGGCGGAAATGATTGGAAGGAGGATTTTGAAATAGAAATGGAGCGTTTTGGTGACAATATGAAAATGCTCGGAGAAGAAATTCCTTATACGATTGAAAAACACCTGCCACGTTTTTACGCATGGTCGGATAATGTATTGGCAGAAGTTGGCAATAGCCCAATTCGTTCTTTGGATATTTTTCCTAATAAGCCTAATTCTGATGTGATTAATGTGAAATTCTTTGCTCCTGTAGAAGGCGATGTGAATATTTCAGTGATTGACACTAAAGGTAAAGTAATAGCCCAGAAGGAAGCGAAAGCTTTCAAAGGAGAGTTTGTAGGTCAAATAGACTTAAAGAAAGGTGTAAAGGGAACCCACTTTGTGATAGTGAGTCAGGGAGATGATGGTCTTAGTAGGAAAGTTGTATTGGATTAA
- a CDS encoding phytoene desaturase family protein → MKKISIIGSGFSSIAAACYLAQAGHEVHVYEKNKTIGGRARRLEKDGFTFDIGPTFYWMPDVFEKFFNDFNHIPSDFYELEKLNPGYEVYFDKNDSIKISDNIEEIYQLFEETEKGSAAKLKSFLKDAKRNYEIAVQDLVYRPGNSPLELITLESATRLRFLFVSIQKQIQKKFKSPRLRKLLEFPVLFLGAKPSNTPAMYNFMNYADFGLGTWHPKGGMYSVVEGMQKLAESLGVKFITEANVEKISVENGQVESLTVNGEKIVTDFVLSGADYHHTETLLDEKYRQYSEKYWSKKVFAPSALLFYIGINHKLENLSHHTLFFDTDFEPHAADIYDTPRWPETPLFYASFPSMTDTNFAPEGKEAATILMPIAPDLEDTEELRQKYLKLILERLESLTGQDIQNNMLFCESYCVNDFKEDYNSYKGNAYGLANILTQTAFLRPKIKSKKVKNLIFSGQLTVPGPGVPPALISGKIAAEQIFQNI, encoded by the coding sequence ATGAAAAAGATATCTATCATCGGTTCTGGTTTTTCCTCTATTGCTGCAGCATGTTATCTGGCTCAAGCAGGGCATGAAGTCCATGTTTATGAGAAGAATAAAACAATTGGAGGCCGAGCAAGGCGACTAGAAAAAGACGGATTTACGTTTGACATAGGCCCGACTTTTTACTGGATGCCTGATGTTTTCGAAAAGTTCTTCAATGACTTCAATCATATACCAAGTGATTTTTATGAATTAGAAAAGCTTAATCCAGGATACGAAGTTTATTTTGACAAAAACGATAGTATCAAAATATCAGATAATATTGAGGAGATTTATCAGCTTTTTGAAGAAACGGAAAAAGGCAGTGCTGCCAAACTCAAAAGCTTCCTAAAAGATGCTAAACGTAATTATGAAATAGCTGTTCAAGACTTAGTTTACCGTCCAGGAAATTCTCCTTTAGAGCTAATTACCTTAGAAAGTGCAACTAGGTTACGCTTTCTTTTTGTGAGCATTCAAAAACAGATTCAGAAAAAATTTAAAAGCCCAAGACTCAGAAAACTTTTAGAATTTCCAGTACTATTTTTGGGAGCAAAACCTAGCAACACGCCTGCCATGTATAATTTCATGAATTATGCAGACTTTGGTTTAGGAACTTGGCACCCCAAAGGTGGCATGTATTCTGTAGTAGAAGGCATGCAAAAACTAGCGGAATCTTTAGGAGTAAAATTCATCACCGAAGCCAACGTAGAAAAAATATCTGTAGAAAATGGGCAAGTAGAAAGCCTTACTGTCAATGGTGAAAAAATAGTAACTGACTTTGTGTTGTCTGGTGCAGACTACCATCATACTGAAACCTTATTAGATGAAAAGTATAGACAGTATTCAGAGAAATACTGGTCAAAGAAAGTTTTTGCCCCTTCTGCCCTATTATTCTATATTGGCATTAATCATAAGTTAGAAAATCTATCGCATCATACCCTATTTTTTGATACGGACTTTGAGCCCCACGCTGCCGACATTTATGATACACCACGCTGGCCAGAAACTCCTTTATTTTACGCTAGTTTCCCTTCTATGACGGATACCAATTTTGCTCCAGAAGGCAAAGAGGCAGCTACTATATTAATGCCTATAGCACCAGACTTAGAAGACACTGAAGAACTGCGTCAGAAATACTTAAAATTAATTTTAGAAAGATTAGAAAGTCTCACAGGGCAAGATATTCAAAATAACATGCTATTTTGTGAGTCATATTGCGTGAATGACTTTAAAGAAGATTACAATTCTTACAAAGGAAATGCATATGGATTAGCGAACATATTGACTCAGACTGCATTTTTAAGACCTAAAATAAAAAGCAAAAAAGTCAAAAATTTGATCTTCTCAGGCCAATTAACCGTACCTGGACCAGGAGTTCCTCCTGCTCTTATCTCGGGAAAAATAGCTGCAGAGCAAATTTTCCAAAATATTTAA
- the sucD gene encoding succinate--CoA ligase subunit alpha, which produces MSVLVNKDSKVIVQGFTGTEGTFHAGQMIEYGTNVVGGVTPGKGGQTHLDRPVFNTVEEAVEKAGANVSIIFVPPGFAADAIMEAADAGIKVIVCITEGIPTKDMITAKSYIKGMDCTLIGPNCPGVITPGEAKVGIMPGFVFKKGKIGIVSKSGTLTYEASDQIVKAGLGVSTAIGIGGDPIIGTSTKQAVQLLMEDPDTEAIVMIGEIGGNYEAEASRWIKEQGNPKPVVGFIAGQTAPKGKRMGHAGAIIGGDDDTAEAKMKIMAECGIHVCKSPAEIGDVMLKALGK; this is translated from the coding sequence ATGAGCGTACTTGTCAATAAGGATTCGAAAGTTATAGTACAAGGTTTTACAGGAACAGAGGGAACCTTCCATGCAGGCCAAATGATAGAATATGGCACTAATGTGGTGGGTGGAGTAACCCCAGGCAAAGGTGGTCAAACACATTTAGACAGACCTGTTTTTAATACTGTAGAAGAGGCCGTTGAAAAGGCTGGAGCTAATGTATCCATCATTTTTGTTCCTCCAGGATTTGCAGCTGATGCTATCATGGAAGCAGCTGATGCAGGCATTAAAGTAATTGTTTGTATTACGGAAGGAATTCCTACTAAAGACATGATTACTGCCAAGTCTTATATCAAAGGCATGGATTGTACATTAATAGGACCTAACTGCCCAGGAGTAATCACTCCAGGAGAAGCTAAGGTTGGTATTATGCCAGGTTTTGTATTCAAAAAAGGAAAAATAGGAATTGTATCTAAATCAGGTACTTTAACCTACGAAGCTTCTGACCAAATTGTAAAAGCTGGTTTAGGAGTTTCTACAGCTATCGGAATTGGTGGTGACCCTATCATTGGTACATCTACTAAACAAGCTGTTCAATTATTAATGGAAGACCCTGATACAGAGGCTATCGTTATGATTGGAGAAATTGGAGGAAATTACGAAGCAGAAGCTTCAAGATGGATAAAAGAGCAAGGCAATCCTAAACCAGTTGTTGGTTTTATTGCTGGTCAAACTGCCCCTAAAGGCAAGAGAATGGGACACGCTGGTGCTATAATTGGTGGTGATGATGATACAGCAGAAGCTAAAATGAAAATTATGGCTGAGTGTGGTATTCACGTTTGTAAGTCTCCTGCCGAAATCGGTGATGTGATGCTTAAAGCTCTTGGTAAATAA